The DNA region TTCTCAATTACTTGAGTTTAGCGATCGCGGTTGTTGGATGTTTGCTATTTTTCACAACTGAAGCCAAATTCTACGCCAATAAACGCGCAATTCTTAATGGTAATCCAACACAACTCGAATCAATAGGACAGCATTTTATTATTGGCTACAAAAACCTTAATGAAGTCAAGAAATTGGTAAAAACACAAGCGATTGGCGGTATTTTTCTCACGACTCATAATATAAAAGGAAAAACCGCAGCAGAAATCAAACAAGAAATCCAAACCCTACAAACTCTGCGCCAAGAACAAAGACTTTCGCCCCTATGGATTGCCACAGATCAAGAAGGGGGTGTTGTTTCTCGCCTTTCTCCTCCCTTAACCCAATTACCGCAACTCTCAAAAATTATTGCAGAAAAAAGCGATCGCGCGGCACGAAAAAAAGCAACAATTAACTATGCGAAAACCCAAGGACAGGGACTTTCAGACTTGGGAATCAACCTCAATTTTGCACCCGTTGTAGACCTCAATAAAAATATTGTCAACCCAGACGATAAATATTCAAAAATTCATCAACGCGCCATTTCAACCGATAAAAAGGTGGTCGCGCAAGTGGCAAAGTGGTATTGTCAAACCTTGGAAGAATACGGCGTGCAATGTACCCTCAAACATTTTCCAGGTTTGGGGCGAGTTGAAAATGATACTCACCTGTCCAGTGCAGAATTAAACGTCCCCGTAGCAGAACTCGAAGGGGATGATTGGGTTCCTTTTCGGAAGGTAATGCAACAAACGAATGCCTTTA from Lusitaniella coriacea LEGE 07157 includes:
- a CDS encoding glycoside hydrolase family 3 protein, yielding MTILFRVVQLCFAIALLILSLDWRSPFLASIRNEVFWVAAIVSVVLIGLGIIQLKKGDLVLKILNYLSLAIAVVGCLLFFTTEAKFYANKRAILNGNPTQLESIGQHFIIGYKNLNEVKKLVKTQAIGGIFLTTHNIKGKTAAEIKQEIQTLQTLRQEQRLSPLWIATDQEGGVVSRLSPPLTQLPQLSKIIAEKSDRAARKKATINYAKTQGQGLSDLGINLNFAPVVDLNKNIVNPDDKYSKIHQRAISTDKKVVAQVAKWYCQTLEEYGVQCTLKHFPGLGRVENDTHLSSAELNVPVAELEGDDWVPFRKVMQQTNAFTMLGHAILTDVDRDRAVSFSKAVISDIIRKQWQHDGVLITDDFCMYAVYGSKEGLTGATVAALNAGVDLILIAYDSDLYYPAMQAALNAAREGKLDRALLQKSQARLEQAKKT